In the genome of Hyphomonas sp. Mor2, one region contains:
- the cpaB gene encoding Flp pilus assembly protein CpaB — translation MRMSPAISLGASAALGLAATFVAWQMTKSEPEAEPEVTEISLPVEKEVSVVVASEEIFRGDAVTLDNVTVERWPESKAPYGYYTHGLEIGSNEYAQRLALTAFQPGDPILDSRLSPVGMRASLAGRLEPGFRAYTVRMDDVTGVAGFVLPGDKVDVLFTQDKGRNARKVNLVSEVLLQDVEVLAVDSNDDPLSEQPKLFARATLAVSVDDARKLSVASGLGDLSLALRGAREPDLVKPALPATKVAAARTPPRRVTRRVVARKPADKQIKVMLGTEESEVKVPTATEKTSAPTKLIPAS, via the coding sequence ATGCGTATGTCCCCTGCCATCTCACTCGGCGCGTCTGCGGCGCTTGGTCTCGCCGCGACTTTTGTCGCCTGGCAAATGACCAAGTCGGAGCCGGAAGCAGAGCCCGAGGTCACAGAGATTTCGCTTCCCGTCGAGAAGGAAGTGAGCGTCGTTGTGGCGTCGGAAGAGATTTTTCGCGGCGATGCCGTCACACTCGACAATGTGACGGTCGAGCGCTGGCCAGAAAGCAAAGCGCCGTATGGCTATTACACACACGGTCTGGAAATCGGATCCAATGAGTACGCCCAACGCCTGGCGCTGACCGCGTTTCAGCCCGGTGACCCGATTCTTGATTCGCGCCTCTCACCGGTGGGTATGAGGGCCTCACTTGCCGGTCGTCTGGAGCCCGGCTTTCGCGCCTACACGGTTCGCATGGATGATGTGACGGGCGTTGCTGGATTTGTGCTTCCGGGCGACAAGGTGGATGTGCTGTTCACGCAGGACAAAGGCCGCAATGCTCGCAAGGTGAATCTTGTCTCGGAAGTGCTGCTGCAGGATGTTGAAGTCCTGGCCGTAGACTCCAATGATGACCCGTTGAGTGAACAGCCCAAGCTGTTCGCGCGTGCGACTCTGGCCGTTTCTGTGGATGATGCCAGGAAGCTGTCAGTCGCTTCGGGCCTGGGCGATCTGTCTCTGGCATTGCGCGGCGCTCGCGAGCCGGATCTTGTCAAACCCGCGCTGCCGGCCACCAAGGTCGCAGCCGCCCGCACTCCGCCGCGCCGTGTGACGCGCCGTGTGGTGGCTCGAAAGCCCGCCGACAAGCAGATCAAGGTCATGCTCGGCACAGAGGAGAGCGAGGTTAAAGTCCCGACAGCGACGGAAAAAACCTCCGCTCCGACAAAACTGATCCCAGCCTCTTAA
- the rpmF gene encoding 50S ribosomal protein L32: MAVPKSKITKSRRGMRRSHDRLKGNTFIEDQDSGELRRPHHIDLKSGMYRGRQILEPSED; encoded by the coding sequence ATGGCTGTCCCTAAGAGTAAGATTACCAAGTCGCGCCGTGGCATGCGCCGTTCGCACGACCGCCTCAAAGGCAATACGTTCATCGAAGACCAGGATTCTGGTGAACTTCGTCGCCCGCACCACATTGACCTGAAATCAGGCATGTATCGCGGCCGTCAGATTCTTGAGCCGTCTGAAGACTAA